The DNA segment TCTTGCTGGTGCTGGCGCCGAGTCCTGTGCCGGCACCGATTTACGGCGTGAGCCCGAATCTTGATTCCTCACTCCGAATTTCGGACGGCGTTTCGGTGATTCGCATTCTTGAATCCCCGGATGCGCGACGATTGCGCGAGAACCCGACGAATCTGTTGCCCACGATGGAGTGGGATGTCCCGGAGAAGGACTACAAGGTTTCAGTTGTCCGGACCCTGAAAGGTGATCTCCCCGAGAATCGGAAGCTGATGCTGAGCCTGCGGTTCATTGATACCAGCACGCTTCCCCAGGGGGATGGGCAGCATCTTCCATGGTCATGCACCGACGATGGATCCACGACGAAGGTGTTGCATCTCGCGTTTCTCGTCGAGAAGCCGATGTTCTCGCCATACGTCCCAGAGTGGGAACGAGCGGCGGCTTTTTCTGTGAACTGCAAGCGCAGCATTTTGCCTCTTCATCCCGAGACCGACTTGTCCGTCGCGGATGGAAAGCCCCTGCACGACGGGATCAGGGCGTTATTTGAAGATTCGGCGTCTCGTTATCAGGGAACGGAATTCGAGAAGGCAGCGCTGTGGTTCGTCGATTGGTGCGATGGGACGGCGGAGGATCGCTGAGCCTGACGTTAAATGAATCGCGGGCCAGGGAGCGTGCGTTTGCACGTCCCTGGCCCGCGGGTGTTTCTTGTCGAGTCTGTTAGTACAGCATCATCCACTCGGTCTGGCCTGTGCCGGAGGCGAAGCCGTAGATGTCGTTGTTGTCGAGGAAGGTCTCAGGGTAGAAGCCGAAGCTGCTGGAGTCTTCGGCGGCGTTGCCCTCGAGTGTGAGATCGGTGCCGTTGAAGGATGCGCCGGGCATGATGAAGATGGCGCCGCCCTTGCCTTGGCCGCGGTTGGCTCCGCCGGTTCCGCCGTTCGCCTGGTTGTTTGTCAGGGCAACGGACGTGAACGCGATCGTTCCGCCATCGCGGACGAAGATGGCGCCGCCGAGGCCTGCGCCTGCGCCGCCAATCTGGCCCGCGCCTTCTCCGGCGAACTCACCGGCCGAGCCGGGCTGGCCATTGGCAGCATTGACTTGCCAGCGACGTCCCGCTCCGGCGGCGCCGCCGCCGTAGCCACCGTCACCGCCGACGCCCGGCGTCGAATTGTTCGTTCCACCGCCGCCGCCTCCGCCTGCGCCAAATCCGCCAGGGCCGCCGACGGTGCCGGGCACGTTGTATCCGTATGTTCCGCCTTTGCCGCCGGCCGCGGCCGTGCCGAGCGGTCCGCCGGAGCCGCCGTTGCCCGGGAATGACGTGGCATTCTGCCCGTTGCTGGCGAAGCCGCCGCCGCCGGATCCTGAGCCAGAGTTTGCCGTGCCGCTGTTCACACCGCCGCCAACGGCAACGTTTGCATCGAAGCTGACGTTGTGGGCAGTCAGCGTGGCGCCGGTATTCACGAAGATGGAGCCGCCCATGCCGGCGCCACCTCCGCCGCTGCCACCGAAGCTGGATTTTTGTCCACCGGCGTAGCCTGCGGATTGACCATTCTGAAGGTCGAGGTTTTCGAGCGAAAGGCTGCCGGCGCGCACGAGGAAGTGTCGACTGGCGGAGCCTGCGTCGATCACGATGGGCGGGGTATTGCCGGTGATTGTGATGTCGCCGTCGATCACGGGCAGCATGCCGTTGGTCAGCGTCAGTGTGCCGGAACTTGCGGCGCCTGCGAAGGTGATGTTGGCAGGGATTCCGTTGCCCTGTGCGAAGTTGATGGCGTCGCGCAACGAGACATCGCCGACAAGGTAGCCGTCGTTCTCGTCAATGAGCGTATCGACGACGAGGGGAATGCCGGGGTCGCCGCGGTCGATGAAGACTTCGACCGGCGATAGCGATCCGCTGAGCGGGTTGCCGAGGACGTCGGTGATCGAGCCGTCGTTGAGTAAGTTCAGGTCGAGGATTCCTTCGCCCGTGCCCGTATCGACGAGGGCGACCCATTCGGTTCCAACAATCGGATTGGAGTTGGGGGCGTAGCCGATGGTTCCCGTTGTCGTGAGGACCGGTGTTGTGGGGCCATCGTTGGCGAGGTCGCCCTCGAAGCCCATGGAGAGGAGCAGATCGGTTTCGGGGGGAGACATTCTGCGTCCCATGTGATCGAGGATCTCTGCGCGTGTCAGTGTGCGATCCCAGACGTGCAGTTCATCGATCTTGCCATCGAACTGCGCGAGGCTCGGATCGATGTTCCATGCGCCAATGGTGAAGCCACCGGACGTTGTGCCGGCCGGAGCATCGCCTTGGCGTGTGTGTGCGATTTCGCCGTTCACATAAACCGTGTTCAGGTTGTTCTCATCATAGACGCATGCAACGTGAGACCACTGGCCGGGCATCACTTCGTTGTAGTTGCCGTGGAAGACGTTGTCCGGGTAGCGAATGAAGATCACTCGCCGTTGTGAGAAGTACACCGAGAAGCCATTTGCGGCGTCCGGGGTTGCGCTGAAGATGTGACCACTGCTGCCATCTGAATTCGGATAGATCCAGAACTCGATCGTGAATCCGTTCGTCAGATCGTTGATTGCAGAGTGGTCGGTTGTGCGGATGTAGCCGCTGGCAGTCAGCGACAGAGCGTCGCCGAAGATGGAATCGAATCCTGTGATGGCTGCGCCGACGACTCCGGTGAGACCGAGCGAGAAGTCGGTCGGATCGACGCCCTTGACGACCTCAGAGAATCGCACTGGGACGCGCAACTCCTGGCTGTCAGTGGGATTCGCGCCTGAGTAAGTCATCGAGACCGGAGTCGGATCGAGCGTATCGACTTCGTATGGCTGGTCGGTTGTGAAGTTGCCGTTGCCGGCTCCGCTGCCGCCCAGGATTCCGCCGTAGGGGGTCACGATGGAATCGTCGTCCACGAGCGTGATGTCAAACGAGCCCTCTCCGTTGCCGACAACGATTTCCGTATCCCACTGGGGCGAGGGCACGGCGGGGGTTGTTGAGATCGTGGTGCCGGCGCTCGTGTCGCCATTGTTGTTGTTGCCGCTCGCATCGGCGACGTCGAGAGAACCCGCGGATGGTACGGTGACGCCCAGGTCTTCGAGCGCGGTGAACTTATAGTAGGCAGCGAGGCTCGGATCGGAACCGGAGAGCGTTTTGAACATATTCGCCTGGATCTCGGCTTCGCTCCGAACGTCATTCCAGACGCGCACTTCATCCATGTCGCCGATGTAGAATTGGGAAGCGGAGAATCCGCCGCCGAGGCTGTCCTGATCTTCGGCAAGTACCAGATAACCGCCGGACGAAATCGGAACGCCTGCGGAGAGGGTTCCGCTGCCGGCCACGACGCCGTTGCGGTAGACTGTGTATGCGCCATCGGAAGAACGCCATGAGACGGCGAGGTGAGTCCAATCACCGCCACCGCCGGAGTTGATGTCGATCCCGGTGGTGAAGTACGATCCATTGATAAAGATGACAAGGTTGCCTAGATCGCCGAGGAGAATTTCGTTATCCGTTCCCGCAACGGCGTACGAGAAGATGTACTGGTTAGAGAAACTTGAGCCGTTTGGCCTCAACCACATCTCGACTGTAAACGCATCCGTAGGAAAATTCGCAATGTTCGGAACGATCAATCGGTCGGTTGGCGAATCGAAGCTCATCGCACCGGTGAAGGGATTCGTGACGTCGCCGATCGACAGAGAGTCGAAGCTGCCAGTGAGCGTGTTCACCTGAAAGTCGGACGCATCGACGCCGGAAGCGGCGAGACTGAAATCCGTGCGAGAGGAGACGCTGTGCAGGTTCGAGAGCTGGGGATCGAGGCGTGTGATGGATTGGACGTCCGGGTCGATTGGCTGAACGACATTTCCGTAGAAGTTGTCGTTGTCGAAAATTGTCTGTGCGTCGTCGGAGGCCATGTTGTCTCCGCCGTAGTAAATCCCGGTCTGCGAGTACGTGGCGCCTTCCATGATGAAAATCGCGCCGCCCTTGCCTTCGCCGGGGGAACCGCTTTCTCCGTTCGACGAATGCCCGCCTGCGCCGCCGATTGCGTTGTTTCGATCAAAGGTGCAGTTTGTGACAGTGAGAGAGGAGCCGGCGCGCGCGAAGATCGCCCCGCCGAGTCCTGCGCCACCACCGCCGCCGCAACCGTTGTTGGAATTGCCGCCGAAGGGGCCGCCGATTCCATCGATGCGGGTCTGGTTCAGCGCGCGCAATTCGCCTGCGCCGCCGCCACCGCCGCCAAAGCCGCCGGTTCCGCCGAAGCCGGCATCGCCGAGGTAGTTTCCACCGCCGCCTCCGCCACCGCCGCCACCGAAGCCTCCGGCGCCGCCGTCGTATCCATCGAGGATATCAAGCGTTCCCGTGAACCTGGTGGGGGAGCCGCCGCCGCCCGCTCCGGGGCCGCCATTGCCGCCGGGGCCGCCGACTCCGCCCGTGCCGCCGGCTCCGCCCAATGAGCCGCCGCCGCCACCATCGCCGGCAGAGTAGGACGGGTAGACATCTTGGCCATCGCCGCCAATGCCGCCACCACCGGCAGAGTCCTGATGGTAGCAGTAGCCCGGTCCTCCGTCTCCGCCCTGGGCGGTGTTATCGACGAAGGCAACGTCGGTGGTGAATGTGTTGCCACTGTTGATGAAGATGGCTCCGCCCATGCCGGCGGCCCCGCCGCCTCCGGCTCCGCCGCCGACGCCAATCTGCGGGATGATGCCGCTGCCGCCATCGCCGCCTTTCGCGTAACCATCCTTGAGCGCAACGCCGCTGATCAGGACGTCCGGGGCATCGATGAAGAAGATACGGTTGCCGTTGCCGTTGATGGTCAGGCTGCCCGCGCCCGGTCCCGTGATCTGCATGGAGCCTGTGATCGGCGGAAGCGACGAGTTCAGAGACAGCGTTCCACTGAGAGAGGTCAGATCGAGGTTCGGATCGAACTCGAAGTTTCCGAGGGTGATCGCCTCGCGAAGGCTGGTGCCGGTACCGAGACTTGGATCGATGGTGCCGTCATCCTCGTCCACAAGCGTGGTGACTTGGATGTAAGTAAGCGTGCTGCGTTCCTGAGCCGGAAGCGCAGAGGGGGCGAGCAAGCCCACTGCTATGGTCGCAAGGAGGGAGAGCGATAGCGACTTCATGAAAAATATCTCCAATTCAGGTTCAGAATAGCCATAATATGGATACTTAACGCTCCAAAGCAATATCCGGCCCGGGAGGCGTAGGGCTTTTCGGTACAATAAAGACAATGCAGAGAACATTAATTGTGTTTGTCTGTTTATGGACGCGATTGACGTTGCGGATGCCGAGAATGGAATGTTCTGAGTAAGCAGTTCAATGGCGGATCAGGAGGATATTCACATGACGGCTTCGGGTTGTTTGATTCGTGACGAAGCGCCCGGCGATGTGGCCGGGATCTCGGACGTGACGATCGCGGCCTTCAAGACGCTGGAGATCAGCAACCAGACGGAGCACTTGATTGTCGATGCGCTGCGCACGGCGGGTGCGTTGACGATTTCGCTGGTTGCAGAAATCGATGACCGCGTTGTGGGACACATCGCGTTTTCGCCGATCACGATCTCGGACGGCACGGAAAGATGGTATGGACTTGGGCCGGTTTCCGTGTTGCCGGAGTTGCAACAGCAGGGCATCGGCAAGGCGCTGATCAAAGAAGGGTTGGCGCGTCTGAAGGGCATCGGCGCGCGCGGCTGCTGCCTTGTTGGGCACCCGGAGTACTACAAGAAGTTCGGCTTCGCGAATTCATCCGACCTGCACCTCGAAGGCGTCCCGCCAGAGGTGTTCTTCGCGCTCTCGCTGGACGGCAGCACACCCCGCGGGAGTGTGTGTTTTCATGAGGCGTTTCTGCTGGATGCGATGTGAGGGGTTTGAGCTGGGGGGATCGATCTGGTTGCGAGAGGTGCATCAAGTGGACATCGACAAGGTCATTCGGGATTGGAGAATCTCCTTCGGGGACGTTCCTCCGTTCGGCCATTGTATGCGAAAGATCCTGGAAGATCGATGGCTGCGTATCCACAGCCTGCCCGACTCGAAGAGACAACCCGAAGACGATCGCGATAGAGAAGTCCTGCTTCATCGTCACAATACCGTTGCCGCGAAAATGCTCGGAGAAGCGGCACGTTGCGTCCTCTTTTTCCCCTATCTGCATGAGCGGGCGATTGCGATTCCGGAGTTTTCGTACGAGGACAAATGGGACGAGTATCATATTTCTGCGAAAGAAGTGATTTGGCAGTCTGGAGCCCACGATGATCTTATCTTGGAGACGGCCGAGTGGAAGATCCCTCAGATTGTCTTAGCCAATTTGGCGGGAGGAAGTGCCTATGCTCCCTATGATGGCGGCGCAGATTTGTTCTTCGCATGTGGCGAGGATTTTGCGCTTGCACGGGAGCAATGGAAGGAGTGGCTCTCTCCGCACCCATCCGGGCTTTGATTCCTCCCGCAACTTCACATCGCGTGCACCGTGAGGCGGGCTCTTTGGCGGTGGGCTTCTTCGGCGGGGGTGGTGCCGAAGAGGCGTTTGAATTCGCGGCTGAACTGGGACGTGCTTTCGTAGCCAACGGCGAGACTTCCTTCCTCAGCATTTCTTTATGCACTCAAACAAGAAACTCTATTCATCGAACATCATCTCCATCCCGCCGGGAGACTCCTCCTCTTTCGGTAACCGCTTGCGTTTGTGAAGACGAAGGCGAGTGCAGCCCCGGGCATGACGAAGGAAGTCCACTTCGAACCAGTGGAGGGCTCCATCAACGATCGCATCGATGATGCTTACAGGGCGAAGTACAAGACCAGCCCGTATCTCGCTCCCATGATCGGCGAGCGAGCGCGTTCCGCGACGGTGAGGATCCGCCAGCGGATTCGGCTTAGGGAACACCTCCTCCGTAGACTGGGAGTACTTCATAGCCGGCCAGGCCGATGGACCATCCGTAGAGGATCCAGGCGTCGCGAATGTCGACGACGCCGTCGACGTTGGCATCGAACCGGTTGTCGTAGGGATTCAAGGTTCCGCCGTCGAGCAGGCGAGCGAGCACGACGCCGTCGGTCATGTTGGTGACTCCGTCGCCGTTGACGTCCCCGAAGTTCGGACGCGAGTTGGGATCCGAGCGTCCTGAACCGTAGAGGTCTTCCAGTTCATCGCTGAATCCATCTCCATCCGAATCCTGCTTGCTGTACGGGGTCGGAGCAGGAACGGGCGTTGGAGTCGGCGTTGCGATCGCTGACGAGATTGCCGTGACCTCGTGCGCCGTCTCGACGACAAGGATAAGCGGGTTGGCGTAAGGATCGGCTCCCGGCGGAATGTCTCCTGTCCAGTGATCGAACTCCCAACCGGAATTGAAGCTCGCCTCGATTGTCACCGTATCGCCGTAATTGTAGCCGGCGCTGGTCGGATCGATGTTATACGATCCGTTTTCGACGTTGATGTTCAGGACGTAGCTGGCAACGACGAATTCGGCCGTCACATTCTTGGCGCTGTCCATTGTGAGCATCAGAGGGTTCTCCAACGTCTGCTCGAGTGGAACGTCGCCGCTCCATTCCAGGAACTCGTAGCCTTCCGCGGCATGGGGATTCAGTTCCACGATCGTTCCCGATTCGTACCCGGGTTGATCGGGCGCAGCGGCGATCGTTCCGTTTGTTGCGTTCAGTGTCAGTGTGTACCACGTGGCCGGCGTTGGCGTCGGCGCCGGGGTTGGCGACGGCGAAGGGGACGGAGTCGGCGATGGCGCAGCCAGCGGACTTGTCCAGACTTCGAACGCCATGTCCATTGGCGAGCCATCCAGTCGATGGCCGACGGGCCAGTATTGTGCGTTCCAATTCAGTCCGTCTTCGCTGCGAAGGGCGGCAGCGTTCCAGTGCTCCTCGCTGTTGAACCACGCCCAGTGATACGTGAAGGTGGCCGGTTCGGCGGAGTAGAGCGCGCTGATGGAGAGGAAGTAGCGTTCACCCTCTTCCAACGGCCACGCCGAGAGGAGGTTCGCCTGGAAGCGGTAGAGGTGTTCGTACGTTCCCGGTGCGTTCCATTGCTCGACGGCGCCGACCCATTCCTCTGAGTAGGAGCGGCACGCATCGGTATACAATAGGGCGCCCGGTTGCGGCGGAAGGCCATCGACGTACTCGTAGATCGAGATCTCAAAGTAGGTCGGGCGCTCGTCGGGCCAGTCGTAGTTGCCGGTCAGGCCTTCGAGCGAGGCGGGCGAGTTGACCTGCGCGGATGTTGCGCTTTCCCATCCGGGATAGGAACCCCACCAACGGATTGCTTGTACGCTGTTATCGTTGGCGAACACGAAGTCATCGGCCTGGATGAACTTCGCTGTGGCCCCCACGTCGGAGTAACATGTCGATCCGAACCCGTCAGTGGTGTTCGGGAGTTGCTGCGCCTGGACGTCCGCCGGTGTCGGCGATGGCGTTGCGGTGACGACTGGAGTCGGCGTGTCCGATGGCGTTGGCGTGGGGGACAGGTTGCCCTCCATTTCGAATGCCATGTTGACGGCTGTGCCGGATCTTGGATGGCCGGACGGCCATGTCAGTTCCTGCCAACCGCTGCCGACCGGCTGTTGCAGTGCGGCGGCATTCCAGTTGTTTGCACTGGTCATCCATCCCCACGGATAGGCGGGCGATGTTGTATCGAACACCGCCTCGATGCTAACGAACCACGTGGCATCGGCGTCCGATGTCCACGGTGTTGGGAGTGTGACTTCATACTCGAAGACATGATCGTAGGTGCCGGGCGCATCCCAGCGTTCAACCGCGGCAAGCCAGGTCTGTGAATAAGTGGGGACGGAGACTTGCTCAATGACGGTTCCGGGCGTCGGGGGGGCGGCATCGGTGTAGTCGTACCACGTCAGTTGGAAGGCAACGGGCTGAATCGTCGGTGCACTGGGCGGCTCGGCAGAGTCGTTGCTCCAGCCTTCGTAGGCTCCCCAGAAGCGCACGGATTCGATTTGCGCGCCGGGAATGCTTTGCCAGTCGTCTGCGACGGTGATGTGGCTCGCCGCGCGAGATCCATCGTCCCCCCAGGACTCCATCGCATCGCCATCGTCGGTGTCCGGGGGCTGGTTCCAGCCCATGTAGTCCGGCGTCGGCGATGGCGACGGTGTAGGTGTGTCGGACGGCGTGGGGCTGCCGGTGGGGGAGGGCGACGGCGGCGGAGAAGGCGTCGGCGTGAGTGTGAGCGTCGGCGATGGAGAAGGCGTTGGGCTGGGCGACGGCGTTGGGGACGGAGTCGGCGTCGGGCCGAGGCTTGGCCAGAGTTCGAAGGCCAGATCAAACACCTGGCCTTCCAGGCGATGTCCGGGTGGCCACGAAATCGGATCAAACCCTGTGCCGCTCCAGTACATCGCCGACTGACCCTCGTGCGATTCGGCCGTGAACCACCCCCAGTTGTTGGATGGCCAAGGGGGACCCTGAATCGCCTGGATGCTCAGGAAGTAGTCCGTTCCCTGCACCTGATTCCACGGAGTTGCGAGATTGCATTCAACGTCGAAGACATGGAATGTATAGTTGGGATCCCAGTAGCCTGTGACTTCGCCACGAGGCGTGATGGTATACTCGGTCACCGTCTCTTGTTCGAGGATTGTTCCCGGAACCGGATGGGCGCCACTCGTGTCGGAAGCGTACCATGTGAGAAGGAAACTACCAGGCAGTCCTGATGACGGTACTGCGACGGGGTCCGGATTGTCGTACTCATAGCCGGAGAGACAGCCACTCCAGGAGACTCTGACGATCGGCTGGCCATCGGGGCACGTCCAATCATCGACGACGAGATCTTGATAGGAATCGTCGGACATTTTCCAGGAGGCATTGTCGTAGCCATCCGTCATATTGGGGATACGTTCCTCTTTCGGCCCCGGTGTGGGAATTGGAGACGGAGTTGGCGTGGGCGGCGGAGGACCGGTGACGAGCTCGAACGCCATGTCCATGTCTTGCCCGCCGAGGCGGTGACCGCCAACATAGGTCAGCGACTCTGTGAAGGTACTGTCCGTGTAGAGTTGTGCCGCGACGCCATTCTGAACCTCCGTGTTTGCCCAGCCCCATTGGACGAGTGGCGCGCCGCCCGTTGAGTAGATGGCCTCGATTGCCAGGAAGTAGTGTTCTCCCTGTGTCTGGTTCCATTCCGTCGGCAGGGCGCAGGAGTAGTAGAACTCGTGCTCGTAGTCGCCGTTGCCTTGCGGCCCGGTATTGATGATCGCGCCGTACCACTCTTCGGTGTAGTCACTGACGGTGGTCTCGGCGATCAGGCTGCCGATTCGGGGTGCCGCGCCGCTGGTATCGTATTCGTACCAGGCGAGGCGGAAGTCGATGTCGACAGTCGAAGGCGGGTCGCAGCGGTCCGCGCTCAAGTTGTTGTACCCGAGGTACGATCCCCACCAATTGACGCGCACGATCGGTTCGCCGTTCAGGCATTCCCAGTCGTCGACAATCATGAAGTCGATGTAGCTGGGCGAGTAATAGGAGGCGGTGTCGTATCCGTCGGTGTCGTTGATCGGCTGGCTCCATTTGTCGGCGGCTTGCCAGCCGGATTCGACCTCGCTCAGTTCGCTTCCCACTTCGCCGGATGCATCGAGGAAACGTTGCAGCCAGTAGTAGTAGCGCACTCCTGCCTGCGGGGGAACGTCATTCGTCGAAAGCGTGGAAATGAGTTCGGCAACGAGGGTCTTCTCGCCATCCTCCGCGTCCGAGCGATAGACGTTGAAGTAGGAGCCGGGGGGAGCTTCATCCCACCAGAGGTGCACGCGATCTCCATAAACGCCATCGGTCGCCGTCAATCCCGTTGGCGCTGGAAGGGGCAGCCAGCCCTTCGCGGCGGGATCGCTGAAGCCGCTTGCATTTGCTCCGAATTCGTTCGTGGCGCTTTGAACGCGATAGTAGTACACGCCACCCGAGGCGGCCGAATCGTCGAGGATCTCGCCGCCGGACA comes from the bacterium genome and includes:
- a CDS encoding N-acetyltransferase, with protein sequence MTASGCLIRDEAPGDVAGISDVTIAAFKTLEISNQTEHLIVDALRTAGALTISLVAEIDDRVVGHIAFSPITISDGTERWYGLGPVSVLPELQQQGIGKALIKEGLARLKGIGARGCCLVGHPEYYKKFGFANSSDLHLEGVPPEVFFALSLDGSTPRGSVCFHEAFLLDAM
- a CDS encoding C39 family peptidase → MAVLFVIGAPLLQQAFAEIESPKFTPVDASLAEDAAEYYAGHFWPGSNLISVTPYYSLDGNVSAYACQFSLNGESLSQTEIRQRALEASDRFGEFQAMEELEVETQDVKEAAAAEKNMDIDLEGNATPREAVSFQLKPGSLEKAMREQIDLQNRQAMEDHAELAKQADKEEARIAIKQADSVGTIIIAARRDVYPLIEYYRGVAPHIRDLPAVRATAKSPDANIAKTYYSGPLEILHESSSSLRSANAPLVNPYEQTLVERSTRSASGLPSAPVSSERPSAVDTWASFEKTGAPPVMKVRAHRGMNDMDGVPFLYQSQYGKNACGPTTFATIYAYWDQHGYGNFVDNGEVMRSSDPGHEENLVYHLMDACEYSPTLGTWPMGDPVAEGMEYVAKLNKYGNSTTFRASDDQPVYWDRITSEIDAGRPLAYCWWRTAGDITSGHWSTIVGYDSTTGEHLVHLHTNWESEAPDGIWLNVDNNSDTWEWVMHVQPVADPYDVVWSEDFEGELGPWTHMSKGATYAKWGITGERSHQRTIDPEPPGGDPSYSVHPIAASHGTTVDYPANVDNYLIYGPFSTKYHTQGEVGVAMTFEYTDFPDDFLGIAASTDGVNFDGYLYREPSGGWYRGALGLHDMPNVGSVMGEDQVWVALWFHSDSDANVDEGAWVDDVTIRLWPYQAQAPVGKPDAPEASNGTRSDGIMVTWNSVPGAALYRVHRAVDGKPFAPISTWIPDTSILDWSASYDTNYAYSIEAAAGPGGYLKSEGSDYSWGWRRSKAPTNVNASGGASTSDILITWTPNGSQEYYRVYRAPDWNSPLDAYQPVSDWLHDRTWFSDTSADPGTSYYYRVRGAKANDGNHQSFWSDSDVGLRALTAPSNVSASKGQFVDKVRLQWSYESDMWFRVYRSEHPEATPTAVSDWMTASIFYDDDASLQLGKVYYYRVRKAIDNEGTFQSGFSSAQQGWTGLVAPANVSATDGAYNDRIRVSWDAVPGANYYCVFWHWEADATNPYPLSGWISGTSWDATGLDKPDSQYFWVKSALSPGGYRASELSDPDDGYIRLTDPDNVTASDGTSEEHVTIDWDPVDGAKYYRVWRSEIVDGFYDPVSHWQQSTSFEDATGDAMKTYYYKVKAAWTFDGSRPSEYSSADSGWRALGPPVSVSASKGTREDGVHVSWYVVDGATHYRVGRSETPGGGLIPVSNWVSGGEILDDSAASGGVYYYRVQSATNEFGANASGFSDPAAKGWLPLPAPTGLTATDGVYGDRVHLWWDEAPPGSYFNVYRSDAEDGEKTLVAELISTLSTNDVPPQAGVRYYYWLQRFLDASGEVGSELSEVESGWQAADKWSQPINDTDGYDTASYYSPSYIDFMIVDDWECLNGEPIVRVNWWGSYLGYNNLSADRCDPPSTVDIDFRLAWYEYDTSGAAPRIGSLIAETTVSDYTEEWYGAIINTGPQGNGDYEHEFYYSCALPTEWNQTQGEHYFLAIEAIYSTGGAPLVQWGWANTEVQNGVAAQLYTDSTFTESLTYVGGHRLGGQDMDMAFELVTGPPPPTPTPSPIPTPGPKEERIPNMTDGYDNASWKMSDDSYQDLVVDDWTCPDGQPIVRVSWSGCLSGYEYDNPDPVAVPSSGLPGSFLLTWYASDTSGAHPVPGTILEQETVTEYTITPRGEVTGYWDPNYTFHVFDVECNLATPWNQVQGTDYFLSIQAIQGPPWPSNNWGWFTAESHEGQSAMYWSGTGFDPISWPPGHRLEGQVFDLAFELWPSLGPTPTPSPTPSPSPTPSPSPTLTLTPTPSPPPSPSPTGSPTPSDTPTPSPSPTPDYMGWNQPPDTDDGDAMESWGDDGSRAASHITVADDWQSIPGAQIESVRFWGAYEGWSNDSAEPPSAPTIQPVAFQLTWYDYTDAAPPTPGTVIEQVSVPTYSQTWLAAVERWDAPGTYDHVFEYEVTLPTPWTSDADATWFVSIEAVFDTTSPAYPWGWMTSANNWNAAALQQPVGSGWQELTWPSGHPRSGTAVNMAFEMEGNLSPTPTPSDTPTPVVTATPSPTPADVQAQQLPNTTDGFGSTCYSDVGATAKFIQADDFVFANDNSVQAIRWWGSYPGWESATSAQVNSPASLEGLTGNYDWPDERPTYFEISIYEYVDGLPPQPGALLYTDACRSYSEEWVGAVEQWNAPGTYEHLYRFQANLLSAWPLEEGERYFLSISALYSAEPATFTYHWAWFNSEEHWNAAALRSEDGLNWNAQYWPVGHRLDGSPMDMAFEVWTSPLAAPSPTPSPSPSPTPAPTPTPATWYTLTLNATNGTIAAAPDQPGYESGTIVELNPHAAEGYEFLEWSGDVPLEQTLENPLMLTMDSAKNVTAEFVVASYVLNINVENGSYNIDPTSAGYNYGDTVTIEASFNSGWEFDHWTGDIPPGADPYANPLILVVETAHEVTAISSAIATPTPTPVPAPTPYSKQDSDGDGFSDELEDLYGSGRSDPNSRPNFGDVNGDGVTNMTDGVVLARLLDGGTLNPYDNRFDANVDGVVDIRDAWILYGWSIGLAGYEVLPVYGGGVP